Within Acetonema longum DSM 6540, the genomic segment ATCGCCAATATGATGCAGGTCGGTTCCGGTCATCTTGCACATTAATGCAATCTGGCGAATGGTTTGCTCATCGGCGCCTTCCTGGGAGGTGCCGATGCTGGTCATGGTCAGCGCTCCCAGTTCGTGGGCGTAAACCACCAATTCTCTGACGAAATCCATCGTTATTCCCGGCACGGTCCCCGGCGCCGGCAGCAGGATAATATCAGCCCCGGCGGCGATAAATTGCTGGATATCGGCTTGGGTAATGATATTGACTCCGGTTTCACCGGCAATTCCGGCAGCATGCATTTTGCCGGCCGCGATCAGGAGCTGTGCGCCGGCGACGTTTTTCACCGTGGCAATTCCCTGCAGAATGCCTTCATTGTCTACGGAAGTCTCGGGATTACCGGTTAACAGAATCCAGTCGGCCCCCATTTCGCAGGCCTTTTGGGCTGTCTCGACGCTGACCCGCCGCCCCGGACCGGGAAGGTTCGGCAGCTGCAGGTGGCGCTCGGCTACCGGCTCCAGGTTGATCCCGACGATTCTGCCGGTCAGCCGTTTCAGCGTTTTAATGATATCGGCCGGTGCGGTAGGCGGCAACCCGTTAAATACCGGCTGGAACAAGTCGAACATATTTAGCAGGAGAAGGTCGGCGCCGAATGCCGCCGCCAGCTCAGCATTGCTGATATTCAGCAATAAGGGCTGAAAGGCGCCAATCATTTCGGAGACCATCACCCGGCCCTCGCTGGCCCGAATCGCCTCCCGCAGATCAGCCTTGGTCATTTGCCGGAAATCCGAGGAATTGCAATCCAATAAACGTTTAACCATCTTCAAACTCCATCGCTTCAAATTCCAGGGAAAGCTGTACAGGAGCCCGGAGGCTCCTGTACGCTTGATCTTAGAGCGTTAAGGTTTTGCTGCTCATAACTGCTTTTATGTGAGTTACCAGCGGGTCGGCAACGGTTCCGACTACGATCTGGAAGTTGTTTCCTGGCATTTTCAGCACCGCGGTAGCTCCCAGTGTTTTTAATTTGGCTTCATCCACCTTATCGCCTTCTTTTACAGTCACCCGGACCCGGGTAACGCAAGCGTCAATGGCAGAGATATTTTCTTTACCGCCAATGGCTTTCAGAATTTCGGCGGCTTTGTCTTTGAGTTCGCTGTTGCTTAAACCTAATAAGGCAGCGGATTCCTCATCTTCCATCCGGCCCGGTGTGGGGAGATTCAGCTTTTTAATGATGAAGTAGAAACCAAAGTAATACATCACGCCGAAAATGAGACCGACAACTAGAATCTCCAGCGGTTTCGCGGAAATGTTGTAGTTCAACACATAGTCAATTAAGCCGGCGGAGAAACCAAAACCGCATTTCATGCCGAGCCCTGTGGTTAATGCCATGGAGATACCGGTAAGCAAGGCGTGCAGGATATAGAGCACCGGAGCTAAGAACATAAATAAGAATTCAATCGGCTCGGTAATACCGGTTAAGAAGGAGGTGAAAGCAACGCCAAACAGCATGCCGGCGACTGCTTTCCGGTTTTCTTTCTTGGCGGCGGCAATCATGGCAATACAGGCTGCCGGCAGAGCAAACATCATAATCGGGAAGAATCCGGTCATAAAGGTTCCGGCAGTGGGATCGCCGGCGAAGAACCGGGACAGGTCCCCGGTAATCACTTTGCCTTCGGCATTGGTAAAAGTACCGAACTGGAACCAGACAAAGGTATTGATGACATGGTGAAGCCCGAAAGGTATCAATAAGCGGTTTAAGACACCAAATAAGAA encodes:
- the nagE gene encoding N-acetylglucosamine-specific PTS transporter subunit IIBC; this translates as MSKENLLGNFQRLGKALMTPVAVLPAAALLLRLGADDVLNWKWMAAAGGAIFENLSLLFAIGIGIGFAEENNGVAGLAAAVGYFVLTKVAATFDSGINMGVLAGIITGLLAGFLYNKYKAIRVPDFLGFFGGKRFVPIITSFYSLILGILAGYVWPLIEHGVNAFGNTIATSGSIGAFLFGVLNRLLIPFGLHHVINTFVWFQFGTFTNAEGKVITGDLSRFFAGDPTAGTFMTGFFPIMMFALPAACIAMIAAAKKENRKAVAGMLFGVAFTSFLTGITEPIEFLFMFLAPVLYILHALLTGISMALTTGLGMKCGFGFSAGLIDYVLNYNISAKPLEILVVGLIFGVMYYFGFYFIIKKLNLPTPGRMEDEESAALLGLSNSELKDKAAEILKAIGGKENISAIDACVTRVRVTVKEGDKVDEAKLKTLGATAVLKMPGNNFQIVVGTVADPLVTHIKAVMSSKTLTL